One region of Triticum aestivum cultivar Chinese Spring chromosome 6B, IWGSC CS RefSeq v2.1, whole genome shotgun sequence genomic DNA includes:
- the LOC123139975 gene encoding zinc finger protein ZAT5 produces the protein MQASAMELVLFREEGAVDDRPQQHGGAVVKRKRTKRPRHLTPPAAAMACSSASSSESTTTEEEDMAHCLILLAQGAAPPGVVVDSRPPPATVPQEARQGASLLPPPGPLPAPAVMSTTKTERYTSRKYTEAATTADGVRAGFYVYECKTCNKCFPTFQALGGHRASHKKPRLAGADDDTAANATSVAIAKLSKPPPTKPPLVQMTTASPPQPPPPQVDAAPDVTTVLSLNNGGSAVCNAVNTNRLRVHECSICGAEFASGQALGGHMRRHRPLHAPADRVTTTTAAAVTAITASTTKKDSTPAGINLELDLNLPAPSDEECVSHPPPPPPPSSAPPVVLGLGPFDSGKKRLMLTAASAALVDCHY, from the coding sequence ATGCAAGCGTCGGCCATGGAGCTCGTGCTCTTCCGGGAGGAGGGGGCCGTGGACGATCGGCCGCAGCAGCACGGCGGTGCCGTCGTCAAGCGGAAGCGCACCAAGAGGCCGCGCCACCTGACGCCGCCGGCGGCCGCCATGGCGTGCTCCTCCGCGTCCTCCTCTGAGAGCACCAccaccgaggaggaggacatggcccACTGCCTCATCCTCCTCGCCCAGGGCGCGGCGCCGCCCGGAGTCGTCGTCGACTCGAGGCCGCCGCCCGCGACGGTGCCGCAGGAGGCCCGGCAGGGGGCGTCGTTGCTTCCTCCGCCCGGCCCTCTGCCGGCGCCGGCGGTGATGTCGACGACCAAGACGGAGAGGTACACCAGCCGTAAGTACACGGAGGCGGCCACCACGGCGGACGGCGTCAGGGCTGGCTTCTACGTGTACGAGTGCAAGACGTGCAACAAGTGCTTCCCCACCTTCCAGGCCCTCGGCGGCCACCGCGCCAGCCACAAGAAGCCACGCCTCGCCGGAGCCGACGACGACACCGCCGCCAACGCCACCAGCGTCGCCATCGCCAAGCTGTCCAAGCCACCGCCGACGAAGCCACCGCTGGTGCAGATGACGACAGCGTCGCCACCACAGCCCCCGCCGCCTCAGGTCGACGCCGCGCCGGACGTGACCACCGTGCTGAGCCTCAACAACGGCGGCAGCGCCGTTTGCAACGCCGTCAACACCAACAGGCTCCGGGTGCACGAGTGCTCCATATGCGGGGCCGAGTTCGCCTCCGGGCAGGCGCTAGGCGGGCACATGCGGcgccaccgcccgctgcacgcgcCGGCCGATCGCGTCACAACCACCACCGCTGCCGCGGTGACCGCGATCACCGCGTCCACAACGAAGAAAGACAGCACCCCGGCCGGCATCAACCTGGAGCTCGACCTCAACCTGCCGGCGCCGTCCGACGAGGAGTGCGTCTCAcacccgccaccgccaccaccaccatcatcgGCGCCACCGGTGGTGCTCGGCCTCGGGCCGTTCGACAGCGGCAAGAAACGGCTGATGCTCACGGCCGCTTCCGCCGCGCTGGTGGATTGCCATTATTGA